Proteins co-encoded in one Halodesulfovibrio sp. MK-HDV genomic window:
- a CDS encoding phage tail protein: protein MQLPFWFSKEQISALAAACSQWFAKLTEWAMWPAVQSNPETCAEGVLNLIAWQRDIDRFKGEPLSLFRKRVKYAYINAKDAGSVAGFKRIFMRLGIGYVEIEERMDGVDWDVVDIQLSDSQLAENQRLLTVLIQHYGRTCRRYRWTVITPVPLQITAIEFNNDYQDILAVSEGQ, encoded by the coding sequence GTGCAGCTACCGTTTTGGTTTTCTAAAGAGCAGATTAGCGCGCTTGCTGCTGCCTGTTCCCAATGGTTTGCTAAGCTCACAGAGTGGGCAATGTGGCCAGCCGTGCAGAGTAATCCGGAAACATGTGCAGAAGGTGTACTCAACCTTATTGCATGGCAGCGCGACATAGACCGCTTTAAAGGTGAGCCGCTGAGTCTGTTCCGAAAGCGCGTGAAGTATGCCTACATTAACGCCAAAGACGCAGGAAGCGTTGCCGGATTCAAGCGCATCTTTATGCGGCTTGGTATTGGCTATGTAGAAATTGAAGAGCGCATGGACGGTGTAGATTGGGACGTGGTGGATATTCAGTTATCCGACTCTCAGCTGGCTGAAAACCAACGGCTGCTCACCGTACTTATTCAGCATTACGGGCGCACCTGCAGGCGATATAGATGGACAGTAATTACACCTGTTCCGCTGCAGATAACTGCTATTGAATTTAACAACGACTATCAGGACATTTTAGCCGTATCCGAGGGGCAATAA
- a CDS encoding phage tail protein: MSTVITAAGETLIAQKHISGEALVIDRIILANIPGLDVSLPVDPEQGKPSANKIVYDYVIPQDYKGFVNPNQVVYSMLLGSEVGNFQFNWLGLFSSAENALVAVTHLPVTEKWQTDKGSNTLGNNLTRNFLLQFSGAKAVTNITVEAKTWQVDFTARLRSIDDRERLSNRDIYGRSCFFNDGFNLVKESGKYKLKAGVGYVDGLNCVLASDLQVAVSALPKNVFIDVSLQQQGSNVLPVIAPKIGSNWEDYTDGNNVRHYCIKVAEISAAGVINDVRRAEGVTSDLVEYLKRRTDTHANRKDDPHNTLAKVRALFSSSTTNASSSSIATPLAIKTVNDSLSTHKSANDPHGVVAKVKALLTSSITSSSTTTFATPRAVKTVNDSLNAHKSSNDPHGVVAKVKALLSNATTSSSTTTFATPKAVKTVNDSLNVHKAGNDPHGVVAKVRALLTSSVTSTSTTMFATPRAVKTVYDHLNTHKAASDPHSVVAKVRALLTSSVTSTSTTLFATPRAVKTAHDKGISAYNLANTKVNKVNMVVFTSSGTYRKSPNLIAAEVIVTGGGASGGKLYYNGAGGGGGAGTSIKTYSAAEIPSSVSVVVGAGGIGNADNGHNGGNSKFLNQIGGGGMQSHLYHSGGAGGTGAGGDINLRGSGGSVGDHEAAGGAGGASYWGGGALGSMDESLDYLHGSNGGGGGGRDEMAVQSGNGGKGLIVIKEFLKG; the protein is encoded by the coding sequence ATGAGTACTGTAATTACCGCTGCCGGTGAAACATTGATTGCGCAGAAGCATATTTCCGGTGAAGCGCTGGTTATCGATCGAATCATTTTAGCCAACATCCCGGGGCTTGATGTTTCTTTGCCTGTGGATCCGGAGCAAGGAAAACCCTCCGCCAACAAAATTGTTTACGACTACGTTATTCCGCAAGACTACAAGGGCTTCGTTAATCCGAATCAGGTTGTGTATTCCATGCTGCTTGGAAGTGAAGTGGGAAACTTCCAATTTAACTGGCTTGGCTTGTTTTCTTCTGCAGAGAATGCCCTTGTAGCTGTTACGCATTTACCCGTTACAGAGAAATGGCAAACGGATAAGGGCAGCAATACGCTTGGGAACAACCTTACCCGTAACTTTCTACTCCAGTTCTCCGGAGCGAAGGCCGTAACCAACATTACTGTTGAGGCTAAAACATGGCAGGTAGATTTTACTGCGCGTCTTCGATCTATTGATGACCGTGAGCGTTTGAGTAACCGCGATATATACGGGCGTAGTTGCTTTTTTAATGACGGGTTTAATCTGGTAAAAGAGAGTGGAAAGTACAAGCTTAAAGCTGGAGTCGGCTATGTAGACGGCCTTAATTGCGTTCTCGCAAGTGATCTACAGGTTGCGGTTTCTGCGCTGCCTAAAAATGTTTTTATTGATGTGTCGTTGCAGCAACAAGGCAGTAATGTTCTGCCGGTGATTGCTCCAAAAATTGGGAGCAACTGGGAAGATTATACGGACGGAAATAACGTACGGCATTACTGCATTAAAGTTGCAGAAATCAGCGCTGCAGGAGTGATTAATGATGTTCGCAGAGCTGAGGGCGTTACCAGTGATCTGGTAGAATACCTAAAGCGCAGGACAGATACTCACGCGAACCGCAAGGATGATCCGCATAATACGTTGGCCAAAGTGCGGGCTCTTTTTAGCAGCTCCACTACAAATGCCAGCTCTTCCAGTATCGCCACACCATTGGCTATTAAGACTGTTAATGACAGCCTAAGTACACACAAGTCTGCAAACGATCCGCACGGTGTTGTTGCTAAAGTAAAAGCTTTGCTGACGAGTTCAATTACCAGTTCCAGCACAACTACATTTGCGACACCGAGAGCAGTTAAGACTGTTAACGATTCGTTGAATGCCCATAAGTCGAGTAATGACCCGCATGGCGTAGTAGCAAAAGTTAAGGCGCTACTAAGCAACGCTACTACAAGCTCAAGTACGACAACCTTTGCCACTCCTAAAGCAGTAAAAACAGTTAACGATTCACTGAATGTTCATAAGGCGGGCAATGATCCACACGGTGTAGTTGCCAAGGTAAGGGCGCTGCTTACCAGTTCCGTCACCAGCACAAGTACAACCATGTTTGCAACGCCAAGGGCTGTGAAAACTGTTTATGACCATTTGAATACGCACAAAGCCGCAAGTGACCCACATAGTGTTGTGGCAAAAGTAAGGGCTTTGCTTACCAGTTCTGTTACCAGCACAAGTACAACTCTGTTTGCAACGCCAAGGGCTGTGAAAACTGCGCATGATAAGGGCATATCAGCGTATAACCTTGCGAATACAAAAGTGAACAAGGTTAATATGGTAGTTTTTACCAGTTCGGGAACTTACCGAAAGTCGCCAAACCTTATTGCGGCAGAGGTCATAGTCACTGGTGGCGGGGCTTCTGGTGGTAAATTGTATTACAATGGTGCAGGCGGTGGTGGTGGTGCGGGAACTTCAATAAAAACCTATAGTGCTGCCGAAATTCCTTCCTCTGTTTCAGTTGTCGTTGGTGCTGGCGGCATAGGTAATGCTGACAATGGGCATAACGGCGGTAACTCAAAATTTTTGAATCAAATCGGGGGAGGCGGAATGCAATCACATTTATATCACAGTGGTGGTGCTGGTGGGACAGGCGCTGGTGGAGACATAAATTTACGTGGCTCTGGTGGGTCTGTCGGAGATCATGAGGCAGCGGGCGGTGCTGGTGGTGCCTCTTATTGGGGTGGTGGTGCCCTTGGTTCAATGGATGAGTCACTAGACTATCTGCATGGATCTAATGGCGGCGGTGGTGGTGGACGCGATGAAATGGCGGTTCAGTCCGGCAATGGAGGCAAGGGATTAATTGTAATTAAAGAATTTTTGAAGGGGTAG
- a CDS encoding DNA-binding protein, with protein sequence MTEYLQLSGFNVPGYNLTVSGELEIRTEDLSGETSGTARVDKGVKPKKLSVSTNIRCEDAKQLRELIRVIEARGEHGEGKVYNITNREANAAGIKQVRVSDRFSWKPIEGQQAWAVSFTLREYLSVPEKAEKREKAPEPVAQKSEGAAIVPKQEGSPPAPQTAEAAQEPLTMLENILHKIDRALA encoded by the coding sequence ATGACAGAATATTTGCAGCTGAGCGGATTCAATGTACCAGGCTACAATTTGACCGTCTCCGGAGAGTTGGAAATTCGCACAGAAGATCTTTCCGGAGAAACAAGCGGCACTGCGCGTGTGGATAAAGGCGTAAAGCCGAAAAAGCTGAGCGTATCGACCAATATTCGATGCGAGGATGCAAAACAGTTGCGCGAGTTAATCCGCGTAATAGAAGCACGTGGCGAGCATGGCGAGGGCAAGGTGTACAACATCACAAACCGCGAGGCCAACGCCGCAGGCATAAAGCAGGTGCGCGTCTCCGATCGTTTTAGTTGGAAGCCCATAGAAGGGCAGCAAGCGTGGGCGGTTTCCTTCACCTTGCGAGAATATTTGAGTGTTCCGGAGAAAGCGGAAAAGCGTGAAAAAGCACCGGAGCCGGTAGCGCAAAAGAGTGAAGGCGCAGCCATTGTCCCAAAACAGGAAGGCTCGCCACCTGCGCCGCAGACAGCCGAAGCCGCACAGGAACCATTAACAATGCTCGAAAACATTCTGCATAAAATAGACAGGGCGCTGGCATGA
- a CDS encoding HNH endonuclease translates to MGTFCFLCGDEITPENDSKEHIIPNAIGGRKKVSGFICRECNNRTGQTWDKSLADDLTFFTTTLGVKRERKTKLSVPVIGKTDGRRYILDSDCNVHLVDTEYSEKITPSGKNIHFSVGNEKLARTKIKELKKKISYS, encoded by the coding sequence ATGGGCACTTTCTGTTTTCTTTGCGGCGACGAGATCACTCCAGAAAATGATTCTAAAGAACATATTATTCCCAATGCGATCGGTGGACGAAAAAAAGTATCTGGCTTCATTTGCAGAGAATGCAACAACAGGACAGGACAGACTTGGGATAAATCACTTGCTGATGATCTAACTTTTTTCACAACTACATTAGGTGTAAAGAGAGAACGCAAAACTAAGCTGAGTGTACCTGTTATTGGTAAAACGGATGGACGGAGGTACATCTTAGACTCTGACTGTAACGTTCACCTTGTTGATACAGAATATAGTGAAAAAATTACACCTAGTGGAAAAAATATTCACTTCAGTGTGGGAAATGAAAAGCTCGCCCGAACTAAGATCAAAGAATTGAAAAAAAAAATATCCTACTCTTAA
- a CDS encoding tyrosine-type recombinase/integrase: MKLTDVAIRVLEPDARTKKYFDGNGLYLEVTPSGSKYWRWKYRFEGKEKRLALGVYPKVSLKEVRLLQKSASILLREGTDPAAQKKEKQAPVITFRHVAEEWLAKQHQWKPNHRRTVVGRLNNDVYNTLGDRPIDDLQPIDFLHTLRHIEARGAHVTAHKVKGICGQICRYAVASCIIPSDPTRDLKGALTPPKRNHFAAFTTKEEAGALMRVIKGYNGFFVTKCALLMTAYTFTRQGELRHAEWTEVDLSERQWIIPAHKMKMKREHIVPLSDQVMELLLELRKVSGQGKYLFPSLRTDEKPISENTCNGALRRMGFTKEEMTAHGFRAMASSILNEAGYNPDVIEMQLAHVPANKIRAAYNRAQYLPERYKLMQDWADMLDTFESQKS, encoded by the coding sequence ATGAAGCTGACAGACGTTGCTATCCGTGTCCTAGAGCCGGATGCTAGAACTAAAAAGTATTTCGACGGCAATGGACTTTACCTGGAAGTCACCCCGAGCGGCTCCAAATACTGGCGCTGGAAATATCGCTTTGAAGGCAAAGAGAAACGTCTTGCTTTGGGGGTCTATCCAAAAGTTTCGCTGAAAGAAGTAAGGCTACTTCAGAAAAGCGCTTCTATTCTCCTTCGTGAAGGAACAGATCCCGCTGCCCAGAAAAAAGAAAAACAAGCCCCGGTAATCACATTTCGCCATGTTGCAGAAGAATGGCTCGCCAAACAGCACCAATGGAAACCAAACCATCGCCGCACTGTCGTAGGCCGTCTCAACAATGACGTGTACAATACGCTAGGCGACCGCCCTATTGACGATCTGCAACCAATCGACTTCCTACATACCTTGCGCCATATAGAAGCCAGAGGAGCCCACGTTACCGCACACAAGGTAAAGGGCATCTGCGGGCAGATCTGCCGTTACGCTGTCGCCTCCTGCATTATTCCAAGCGACCCTACGCGCGATCTTAAAGGCGCTCTCACTCCTCCCAAGCGCAACCACTTTGCAGCCTTCACCACAAAGGAAGAAGCCGGTGCCCTTATGCGCGTCATAAAAGGCTACAACGGCTTCTTTGTTACCAAATGTGCTCTACTTATGACTGCCTACACCTTCACTCGTCAGGGTGAACTACGGCACGCAGAATGGACAGAGGTAGACTTGAGTGAACGCCAGTGGATTATCCCAGCTCACAAAATGAAGATGAAGCGCGAACACATAGTGCCCCTTTCAGATCAAGTTATGGAGCTGCTGCTTGAGCTGCGCAAAGTAAGCGGACAAGGAAAATATCTGTTCCCGTCATTACGCACAGACGAAAAGCCCATAAGCGAAAACACCTGCAATGGTGCCCTTCGCCGCATGGGTTTTACTAAAGAAGAAATGACAGCGCACGGATTCCGCGCCATGGCATCGTCAATTTTGAATGAGGCAGGCTACAATCCGGACGTGATAGAAATGCAGCTGGCGCATGTTCCTGCCAACAAAATTAGGGCAGCCTACAACCGCGCTCAATACCTCCCAGAGCGATACAAATTAATGCAAGACTGGGCAGACATGTTGGACACCTTCGAATCGCAGAAAAGCTAG
- the lpxB gene encoding lipid-A-disaccharide synthase: MGKNIWINAGETSGDLHGGKLMEAISTIAPDTTFCGMGGQEMRAKGLDAVLRVEDLSVMGITEVLGKLFDIFNMLKKIKNELAIRRPDAVILIDAPEFNFRVAKYAYKLDIPVYYYISPKLWAWRTGRAKFIAKHITRLFSILPFEVEFYKQFDMDIDYIGNPLVDVIDWHSIDHIQPIKNRIGILPGSRKKEIESLMPQFALAASIMAKKNPELEFHCIQAPGISQERLRELWTCSVPLTIHSPENRYEFMRGCTMLIAASGTVTLESALVGTPTLITYQLSKLTFFLGTKLVKVPYVGLPNLIMGREVFPELLQEDANGDVIAQRALAWINTHGKLAAIRRDLETLRTKVGEPGAADRAAKLIIEDLSK, translated from the coding sequence ATGGGTAAAAATATATGGATCAACGCCGGAGAAACATCCGGAGATCTACATGGCGGTAAACTCATGGAAGCTATTTCTACCATAGCACCCGACACCACTTTTTGTGGAATGGGTGGGCAGGAAATGCGCGCCAAAGGTCTCGACGCAGTTTTGCGTGTTGAAGATCTTTCCGTCATGGGCATTACGGAAGTTCTCGGAAAACTGTTCGACATTTTTAACATGCTGAAAAAGATCAAGAACGAGTTGGCGATACGTCGCCCAGATGCTGTCATTCTTATTGATGCACCAGAGTTCAACTTCCGTGTGGCCAAGTATGCTTACAAGCTCGACATTCCTGTTTACTACTACATATCCCCAAAACTATGGGCATGGCGTACTGGCAGGGCTAAGTTTATCGCTAAACATATCACCCGTCTCTTTTCTATTCTACCATTTGAAGTTGAATTTTATAAACAATTCGACATGGACATTGATTACATTGGCAATCCGCTTGTAGACGTAATTGATTGGCATTCGATTGACCATATTCAACCAATAAAGAATCGCATTGGTATTCTTCCCGGAAGTCGTAAAAAAGAAATTGAATCGCTCATGCCTCAATTTGCTCTAGCTGCTTCCATTATGGCAAAAAAGAATCCTGAACTAGAATTTCATTGCATACAGGCACCAGGTATTTCACAGGAACGATTACGTGAGTTATGGACATGCTCTGTTCCGCTTACAATTCACAGCCCTGAAAATAGATATGAGTTCATGCGTGGTTGTACCATGCTTATTGCAGCATCCGGCACAGTAACGCTGGAATCTGCCCTTGTAGGTACACCGACATTAATCACCTATCAGCTTTCTAAACTGACATTTTTTCTGGGAACAAAACTCGTCAAAGTTCCATATGTTGGATTACCCAACCTCATTATGGGACGCGAAGTCTTTCCAGAGCTTTTACAGGAAGATGCTAACGGTGATGTTATCGCTCAACGAGCATTGGCGTGGATTAATACTCACGGAAAGCTTGCTGCTATCCGTAGAGACTTAGAGACACTTCGCACAAAAGTTGGTGAGCCTGGTGCTGCCGACCGTGCTGCAAAACTAATTATCGAAGATTTATCAAAATAA
- the rfbB gene encoding dTDP-glucose 4,6-dehydratase, with product MNLLVTGGCGFIGSNYIHYIFNTFSDITVINIDKLTYAGNLLNLQSIEKEHSGKRYFFEHADIADANAVADIFEKYEIDAVVNFAAESHVDRSINDPSPFITTNVMGTQVLLTAARKANIERFVHVSTDEVYGDLSLDDPAFTEETPLHPSSPYSASKASADMLAYAFYRTYGYNVSITRCSNNYGPYQFPEKLIPLMFSLASTDKPLPVYGTGMNIRDWIHVSDHCRGVHLTLMKGKAGKAYNFGGNAERTNLEVIRTILNDLGKSEDLISYVKDRPGHDRRYAMDYTLAQKELGYEPEYSFERGIKETLDWYRENSNWLQDVQSGAYLDFMKKWYGSK from the coding sequence GCGGTTGCGGCTTTATCGGCTCCAACTACATCCACTATATATTCAATACATTCAGTGACATCACCGTCATCAACATAGACAAGCTCACCTACGCGGGTAACCTTTTAAATTTACAATCCATAGAAAAAGAACACAGTGGAAAACGCTACTTCTTCGAACATGCAGACATTGCCGACGCAAACGCAGTGGCTGACATCTTTGAGAAGTACGAGATTGATGCTGTCGTAAACTTTGCAGCCGAGTCACATGTTGACCGTTCTATTAATGATCCATCACCTTTCATTACTACGAACGTTATGGGCACACAGGTACTGCTTACAGCTGCGCGCAAAGCAAATATCGAACGTTTTGTTCATGTTTCCACTGATGAAGTGTACGGCGACCTCTCACTCGATGACCCGGCATTTACAGAAGAAACACCGCTTCATCCAAGTAGCCCGTACTCTGCGTCAAAAGCTTCTGCGGATATGCTTGCATACGCATTTTACCGCACCTATGGATACAATGTTTCCATCACCCGTTGTTCCAATAACTACGGACCATACCAGTTCCCAGAGAAACTTATTCCATTAATGTTCAGCCTCGCATCAACCGACAAGCCGTTACCTGTATACGGAACCGGCATGAACATCCGCGACTGGATTCACGTATCTGACCATTGCAGAGGCGTGCACCTTACACTTATGAAAGGTAAAGCTGGCAAAGCCTATAACTTTGGCGGCAATGCAGAACGTACCAACCTTGAAGTTATTCGAACAATTTTGAATGATCTCGGAAAATCAGAGGATCTTATTAGTTATGTTAAAGATCGTCCGGGACATGATCGTCGATATGCAATGGATTACACCCTTGCACAAAAAGAACTTGGATATGAACCAGAATACTCCTTTGAGCGTGGCATCAAGGAGACCCTCGACTGGTACAGAGAAAACTCGAATTGGCTACAAGATGTCCAATCCGGTGCGTACCTTGATTTCATGAAAAAATGGTACGGATCCAAGTAA